From a region of the Impatiens glandulifera chromosome 4, dImpGla2.1, whole genome shotgun sequence genome:
- the LOC124935013 gene encoding agamous-like MADS-box protein AGL93 gives MMKKKNVKQLNLKMNSIMKKGLELSTLCGVDVCIVSFGEDGKVETWPENSNQLKLILNRYKEEKSRIPIKNNNNMAMAAVHDHGESSKAAAAHVQPSPTRIRGLLDGLSTKSLQTFSNQIEARLKLITDRINILSKTNNDPSHSQSIKHSEHYSAINYGGEDCFSIQQESPNFEDFSTIKSGDDFFRDLLSNEQSILPSNQMLDFENDFNSGFITKQGFVTDCELPALWDHNEVLEYDPLQKNWDPSTSMENEGVLKSKTTSTSTMHSTATNRSGEMFSDFGATDFTAPDVYPPLAEFQQEVPFNSMIDLLDSQSWYDIMSATPLPSQFLPSRYDHAQ, from the coding sequence atgatgaagaagaagaatgtaaAACAGctgaatttgaaaatgaatagcATTATGAAAAAGGGTTTGGAGCTTTCAACCCTATGCGGGGTTGACGTTTGCATAGTCTCTTTTGGGGAAGATGGAAAAGTGGAGACATGGCCAGAGAATTCCAATCAATTGAAGCTAATCCTCAATCGCTACAAAGAAGAAAAATCAAGAATCCCgatcaagaacaacaacaacatggCTATGGCTGCCGTTCATGATCATGGAGAATCATCTAAAGCAGCAGCAGCACATGTACAACCTTCTCCAACTAGAATAAGAGGTTTGCTCGATGGATTGTCTACAAAATCGTTACAAACATTCTCCAACCAAATTGAAGCCAGATTGAAACTGATTACCGATAGAATCAACATCTTATCAAAGACTAATAATGATCCATCTCATTCTCAATCTATCAAACATTCGGAACACTACTCTGCAATCAATTATGGTGGTGAGGATTGTTTTTCAATACAACAAGAATCTCCCAATTTTGAAGACTTCTCTACGATCAAATCTGGTGATGATTTCTTCCGAGATCTCTTATCAAATGAACAATCTATTCTCCCGTCAAATCAAATGCTAGATTtcgaaaatgattttaattctGGGTTCATCACAAAACAAGGATTTGTTACTGATTGCGAGCTTCCGGCATTGTGGGATCACAATGAAGTACTAGAATATGATCCACTCCAAAAAAACTGGGACCCATCTACTTCAATGGAAAATGAGGGAGTTCTGAAAAGCAAAACAACGTCAACGTCAACGATGCACTCTACGGCAACGAACCGGTCCGGAGAAATGTTTTCGGATTTCGGAGCAACCGACTTTACTGCACCAGATGTATATCCTCCCCTCGCCGAGTTCCAACAAGAGGTCCCGTTTAATTCCATGATAGATTTATTGGATTCGCAATCTTGGTATGATATCATGTCTGCAACGCCGCTGCCGTCTCAATTTTTACCGTCTAGATATGATCATGCTCAGTAA
- the LOC124935014 gene encoding uncharacterized protein LOC124935014, which translates to MPSGEVSQSLFQEEKEVITKFRALSSLKESYIKQKSRQNWLSLGDSNTSFFYRKCPTRNLRNQVYKIKTSDGVIVQGQQLVHDEAIRFYRDLIGTRKESTSYNHFLHHILTKKVTMEESRRMIEVVSKEEIKQALFSMSGDKSSGPDGFNVRFFKENWGVIGHEVSEGVLEFFQDRRILKQWNVTVLNLIPKCLVHEGIHDFRPISCWLLKSYGRKYISPRVAFKVDIQKCISTSHFIVSVNGVHDGYFKGESGVRK; encoded by the exons ATGCCTAGTGGCGAAGTTTCTCAAAGTCTGTTTCAAGAGGAAAAAGAAGTGATAACCAAATTTCGTGCTCTTAGTTCTCTTAAAGAGAGCTATATAAAACAAAAGTCGAGACAGAATTGGTTGTCTCTTGGAGACAGCAACACCTCATTCTTTTATAGAAAGTGCCCTACAAGAAACTTGAGAAATCAGGTTTATAAAATCAAGACAAGTGATGGGGTGATTGTTCAAGGGCAACAACTAGTTCATGATGAAGCCATCCGATTTTATAGAGATCTTATTGGAACTAGAAAGGAAAGCACAAGTTATAATCACTTTCTTCATCATATTTTGACCAAGAAAGTCACCATGGAGGAAAGTCGTCGGATGATTGAAGTAGTAAGTAAGGAGGAAATTAAACAGGCTTTGTTCAGTATGAGTGGAGATAAGAGTTCAGGACCCGATGGATTCAATGTGAGGTTTTTTAAGGAAAATTGGGGTGTGATCGGGCATGAGGTTAGCGAAGGCGTTCTTGAATTCTTTCAGGATAGGAGGATTCTTAAGCAATGGAATGTTACGGTTCTCAATTTGATCCCAAAGTGCCTTGTACACGAAGGAATTCATGACTTTAGACCTATTTCGTGTT GGCTTTTAAAGAGCTACGGTAGGAAATACATCTCTCCTCGGGTAGCTTTTAAAGTTGATATTCAGAAA TGTATCTCAACTTCTCATTTCATTGTAAGCGTTAACGGAGTTCATGATGggtatttcaagggtgaaagcgGAGTAAGAAAATGA
- the LOC124935015 gene encoding uncharacterized protein LOC124935015, which produces MVWSLKKILKLKDIVISLFDIQLGNGRGILFWYDPWFENLHIVLKAEFGGVRIRRDFLNSSVRDIRDGDYNTLLRGILEGVRILSFMQTIHFNDNIDSWVWKVERDVKFNSNLAWESIRERGNDVGWTHVVWSSNIIPRQQFVLWLLFRKRLSTRDRLKRFMDIPDSKCLLCGDNEETMDHLFSGCPFTLELWRRIIKAMELAFFPSDWIDIKEMAILKVKVYHIWMERNSRVFTRVRGGVDDVWNNIKFDCNSLVRTWRRISKNEQN; this is translated from the exons ATGGTCTGGTCACTAAAGAAGATTCTCAAGCTTAAGGACATCGTTATATCTTTGTTTGATATCCAGTTAGGAAATGGTCGGGGAATCTTGTTTTGGTATGACCCATGGTTTGAAAATTTGCATATTGTTCTTAAGGCAGAATTTGGTGGGGTACGTATTCGAAGGGACTTTCTTAATTCATCGGTTCGTGACATTCGGGATGGAGATTATAATACTCTTTTGAGGGGAATTCTAGAAGGTGTTAGGATTCTTAGCTTCATGCAAACAATACACTTTAATGACAATATCGACTCATGGGTTTGGAAGGTGGAAAGAGACGTAAAGTTCAATTCTAATCTAGCTTGGGAGTCTATTCGTGAGAGGGGGAACGATGTGGGTTGGACTCATGTTGTATGGTCCTCCAATATCATTCCGAGACAACAATTTGTGTTATGGTTGTTGTTTAGGAAGAGACTTTCAACTAGGGATCGACTTAAGCGGTTTATGGATATCCCGGATTCTAAATGCCTTCTTTGTGGTGACAATGAAGAGACGATGGATCATTTATTTAGTGGCTGCCCGTTTACACTCGAGTTATGGAGACGGATTATAAAAGCTATGGAGTTAGCTTTTTTTCCTTCGGATTGGATTGATATCAAGGAGATGGCCATCTTGAAAGTTAAAg TTTACCACATTTGGATggaaagaaattcaagagtATTCACGAGGGTGAGAGGTGGTGTTGATGATGTTTGGAATAACATAAAGTTTGATTGTAATTCCCTTGTTCGAACTTGGAGGCGAATTTCCAAAAATGAGCAAAATTAG
- the LOC124936222 gene encoding uncharacterized protein LOC124936222, which produces MNKARNLLSVDDRDSELVSRLTIPTHRIHIDRSFYEDMTLRGIRVDRVQPGFVSCSFKVPSYLSDSNGKLAAGAIANLVDELGGAVIMSEWENEMNNVSVDMSISYVSAADVDEELEITARLLGKKGGFFGTNVVLKNKITGDIIAEGRHSLFNKHASKM; this is translated from the exons ATGAATAAGGCAAGAAACCTTTTGTCAGTGGACGACCGAGATTCGGAGCTAGTCTCTCGGCTCACCATTCCCACTCATCGAATCCACATCGATCGCAGCTTCTACGAGGATATGACGCTTAGGGGTATCCGAGTCGACCGAGTTCAGCCCGGCTTTGTATCCTGCTCCTTCAAAGTCCCTTCTTACCTTTCT GATAGTAATGGTAAATTGGCCGCCGGGGCAATTGCAAATCTAGTCGATGAATTGGGAGGTGCCGTCATCATGTCCGAATGGGAGAATGAAATGAATAATGTCTCAGTGGATATGTCAATTTCGTACGTTTCAGCTgctgatgttgat GAAGAACTGGAGATTACAGCTAGACTTTTAGGTAAAAAGGGAGGTTTTTTTGGGACAAATGTCGTCTTAAAGAACAAAATCACTGGGGATATCATTGCGGAAGGTCGTCACTCTCTTTTTAACAAACATGCTAGCAAAATGTAG
- the LOC124933933 gene encoding probable anion transporter 4, chloroplastic: MNIHSHSHCSPLIDRRSNFPVGFYQFNRRSSFLHTDSQIHPNSSCFGIRFPSHTSPRIVHLQNTIGKKNRESQFGVRFSSSSRPIGRGGDGDPSFLEFITSERVKVVAMLGLALALCNADRVVMSVAIVPLSLANGWRQSFAGIVQSSFLWGYLISPIAGGTLVDNYGGKVVMAWGVALWSIATFFTPWAAETSLWALLVMRVLLGIAEGVALPCMNNMISRWFPPTERSRAVGVAMAGFQLGSAIGLTLSPILMSQAGVYGPFVIFGLSGFLWVLVWLSATSSTPDRSRQISKCELEYIQADRSSTSNAVNKSKKSYVMPPFRKLLSKLPTWSIIVANAMHSWGFFVILSWMPIYFKTIYHVDLRQAAWFSAVPWSAMAILGYFAGYLSDMLIQNGTSVTLTRKIMQSIGFISPGVALIGLTSAKTPTVASAWLTLAVGLKSFSHCGFLVNLQEIAPQYSGVLHGMSNTAGTFAAIIGTVGAGYFVELVGSFKGFLLLTSLLYFSAALFWNLFSTGEKVNFDEATS, translated from the exons atgaatatCCATTCTCACTCTCACTGCAGTCCCTTGATCGATCGCCGATCAAATTTTCCGGTTGGTTTCTATCAATTCAATCGCCGGAGTTCATTTCTCCACACCGACTCCCAAATCCATCCTAATTCGTCATGCTTCGGGATTCGATTTCCCTCTCATACTTCTCCACGCATTGTTCATCTTCAGAACACAATTGGGAAGAAGAATCGGGAATCCCAGTTTGGTGTTCGGTTCAGCAGTTCCTCGAGGCCTATTGGTAGGGGAGGAGATGGCGATCCAAGCTTCCTTGAATTCATCACTTCTGAGAGAGTCAAAGTGGTAGCCATGTTGGGTTTGGCGTTAGCTCTCTGTAACGCCGACCGAGTTGTCATGTCCGTCGCAATTGTTCCTCTCTCTCTCGCCAATGGTTGGCGTCAATCCTTCGCCGGCATTGTTCAG TCATCTTTCCTCTGGGGATACTTGATCTCTCCAATAGCTGGAGGAACACTTGTAGACAATTATGGTGGTAAAGTTGTAATGGCATGGGGTGTGGCTTTATGGTCAATAGCAACTTTTTTCACTCCTTGGGCTGCTGAAACATCACTATGGGCTCTTCTTGTAATGCGAGTTTTATTGGGCATTGCAGAGGGTGTCGCCCTTCCTTGTATGAATAATATGATCTCAAG ATGGTTCCCTCCGACAGAACGTTCAAGGGCTGTTGGTGTGGCAATGGCTGGATTTCAGCTTGGAAGTGCTATTGGACTCACACTTTCTCCAATCCTTATGTCACAGGCCGGTGTTTATGGACCTTTTGTTATATTCGGTTTGTCTGGTTTCCTTTGGGTGTTGGTTTGGCTATCAGCAACTTCAAGCACACCTGATCGAAGCCGTCAAATATCAAAGTGTGAATTGGAATATATTCAGGCTGATAGATCAAGCACTTCCAATGCTGTGAATAAATCAAAGAAAAGTTACGTTATGCCTCCTTTCAGGAAATTGCTGTCCAAATTACCCACATGGTCCATAATTGTTGCTAATGCCATGCATAGCTGG GGGTTCTTTGTTATTCTTTCTTGGATGCCTATCTATTTCAAAACT ATATATCATGTTGATCTCAGACAAGCAGCATGGTTTAGTGCTGTTCCTTGGAGTGCTATGGCCATTCTGGGCTATTTTGCTGGGTATTTGTCAGATATGCTGATACAAAATGGAACCAGCGTTACATTAACTCGCAAAATCATGCAG TCAATAGGGTTTATTAGCCCGGGTGTGGCTTTAATTGGCTTAACAAGTGCGAAAACTCCAACAGTTGCATCTGCTTGGCTTACTTTAGCAGTTGGACTAAAATCATTTAGTCATTGTGGCTTCCTTGTGAATCTTCAG GAGATTGCTCCACAGTATTCTGGTGTTCTTCATG GAATGTCGAATACAGCTGGGACATTTGCAGCCATTATTGGAACAGTTGGAGCTGGATACTTTGTTGAATTAGTGGGATCTTTTAAGGGCTTTTTATTGCTAACTTCTCTTCTCTATTTCTCTGCTGCCTTGTTTTGGAACTTGTTCTCCACAGGTGAAAAGGTCAATTTTGATGAAGCCACTAGTTAG